From Deinococcus misasensis DSM 22328, one genomic window encodes:
- a CDS encoding glycoside hydrolase family 5 protein codes for MKFTPHQRNVSFLLLTAFALTACSQSPALDSSAQTQLEKQAAGFYVANGKLVDANGVPFIFQGVNQPHAWYNSTTNTAIPAIRGKNANSVRIVLSSGCRGWYKSPASEITSLINLAKTNKMVAVLEVHDTTGYGEDTGACTLDNAANYWLEVKNALVGQEAYAIINIGNEPYGNNNVGNWAADTRAAIQKLRNNGINHTLMVDAPNWGQDWSNTMRSNASSIFTSDPQRNLIFSVHMYEVYNTATKVNDYINAFANAGMPLVIGEFANSHKGSYVDAATIMSASKSRVNGYIGWSWSGNDSSTAALDMVNGFNASSPTSWGNMIFADMSTAKIATVFGGTTTPPTTGETVLFSFEGSTQSWTGTNVAAGPWSVNEWATNGSNSLKADVVFGNRKYELKNTTTRSFSGKTTLRARVKHASWGTAGSGVTAKIFVKTGAGWTWYSGPAQTINGSTATTLSMSLSGVANLGDVKEIGVEFTSPTNSSGNSAIYVDQVSIQ; via the coding sequence ATGAAATTCACCCCCCACCAACGCAATGTCTCTTTTCTGCTTTTGACTGCCTTTGCCCTCACCGCTTGCAGCCAGAGCCCTGCTCTGGACAGCTCTGCACAGACCCAACTTGAAAAGCAGGCTGCGGGTTTTTATGTGGCAAACGGCAAACTGGTGGATGCCAACGGCGTGCCGTTCATCTTTCAGGGGGTCAACCAGCCCCACGCTTGGTACAACTCCACCACCAACACCGCCATCCCTGCCATCCGTGGCAAGAATGCCAACAGTGTGCGGATTGTGCTGAGCAGTGGCTGCCGTGGATGGTACAAGAGCCCCGCCTCTGAAATCACCAGCCTGATCAACCTGGCCAAAACCAACAAAATGGTGGCCGTCCTGGAAGTCCACGACACCACCGGTTACGGCGAAGACACAGGTGCATGCACGCTGGACAATGCCGCCAACTACTGGCTGGAAGTCAAAAATGCTCTGGTGGGACAGGAAGCCTACGCCATCATCAACATCGGCAACGAGCCGTATGGCAACAACAATGTGGGCAACTGGGCTGCAGACACCCGGGCCGCCATCCAGAAACTGCGCAACAATGGCATCAACCACACCCTGATGGTGGACGCGCCCAACTGGGGTCAGGACTGGTCCAACACCATGCGCAGCAACGCTTCCTCCATTTTCACCAGCGATCCCCAGAGGAACCTGATTTTCAGCGTGCACATGTACGAGGTGTACAACACCGCAACCAAAGTCAACGACTACATCAATGCGTTTGCCAACGCTGGAATGCCTCTGGTGATTGGTGAATTTGCCAACTCTCACAAAGGCAGCTATGTGGATGCAGCCACCATCATGAGTGCCAGCAAATCCAGAGTGAACGGCTACATCGGCTGGTCATGGTCCGGCAACGACAGTTCCACAGCGGCTCTGGACATGGTGAACGGCTTCAATGCCAGCAGCCCAACCTCCTGGGGCAACATGATCTTTGCAGACATGAGCACTGCCAAAATCGCCACGGTTTTTGGAGGCACCACCACCCCTCCCACCACAGGCGAGACGGTGCTGTTCAGCTTCGAAGGGAGCACCCAGAGCTGGACGGGAACCAACGTGGCTGCGGGTCCTTGGTCGGTGAATGAGTGGGCCACCAACGGCAGCAACTCCCTCAAAGCCGATGTGGTTTTCGGAAACCGCAAATACGAACTGAAGAACACCACCACCCGCAGCTTCTCTGGCAAAACCACCTTGCGTGCAAGGGTCAAACACGCTTCCTGGGGCACCGCTGGCAGTGGTGTGACCGCCAAGATCTTCGTGAAAACCGGTGCAGGTTGGACCTGGTACTCTGGTCCTGCACAAACCATCAACGGCAGCACCGCAACCACGCTCAGCATGAGCCTTTCTGGTGTGGCCAACCTCGGGGATGTCAAAGAGATTGGTGTGGAGTTCACCTCACCCACCAACAGCTCTGGAAACTCTGCCATTTACGTGGATCAGGTGAGCATCCAGTAA